One segment of Tetrapisispora phaffii CBS 4417 chromosome 1, complete genome DNA contains the following:
- the SOK1 gene encoding Sok1p (similar to Saccharomyces cerevisiae SOK1 (YDR006C); ancestral locus Anc_3.195) produces the protein MNTSTTASTAANPSTSNNANSASASGSSKGNPSSNDISASNSKSMSNRSSMVQHHPHQHIKKNSLRDYTDSIINININKNGCVTPTINVEREMETEDDNSTGAITNKRISATINADNNKINMSNNNNNNDNTRSDTSNAMSVSGNITVNNSNSSSSFFKPFDPQTGQFINNSEDVNISDSDIDMSNEDHEDDAYDNKLVQTSDANDNVDIEIELDDDVNSRTNQDIRINPEDNVGSADNEKNTIKGVTTIAESENESEQLLLDIKKISNNNKFRSQSLPITLHSSLRRLPTFVTSHPQSKSIPASTDPSSLNDNSVESSNLNRFNQAQNHSSLQGGGGVNKRKYNRSYRSILRATNKPAQTSHPSLLFKKSSPDATDSSSFVSSSSPHLPTFQTNSSKINIQNDIPSNTKNSLFFKTNNSHNHKLISYSNLDNLTLEERIDYIKSTSGPLPLPPINLQCLKEIDLQEIVKNPQLRHDIVFDPLLQFRPNLDGERGFKKTQLADKYWKDVENELYVYMRRPEVFDYNKTHLVPLFDTLRDVLLTTVPQKESDMINGILDTELTVQELIKGSLQLSNFSDWLAELLKHHCAPMRDPWVDKMNTKFKESEEEASLPKLIEALKLVFQILEAMKLDIANHQIRILRPALLSNAIEFEKQYFHPLMNSNKIDFKSSLNWFNSKVKESEAENSIKKDQLTVQENYRLCIRSIISLLSCRKMVRNYPTTLVFDHTRLILLRADLRQVVCLLICRLLFQQLVASDTTISPKSKEYINKEYPVNKLKSDILSIISDEHGNCRWTKNIMSISIHFCKVINDLNVRFINTQTQNSDSKISGDDNVSTTTNVNKLPTLDQNKINFAKSWLSKQTQPLSEVYGVLERRVFTALENTIYENAGCTLDGRVKQDFINFCNTNTTNDKKITSTTPNQQQKLSVAANTHNKKHLLAVTEISELENSYYHLYSIVNFHWSVFGNYYIESSNNTMKSAANLSKIK, from the coding sequence ATGAATACTTCTACAACTGCTTCGACTGCTGCCAATCCAAGCACAAGCAATAATGCAAACTCAGCATCAGCTTCAGGCTCTTCCAAGGGAAATCCATCCTCAAATGATATCTCAGCAAGTAATTCAAAATCCATGAGTAATCGATCAAGTATGGTTCAACATCATCCTCACCAGCATATCAAGAAAAACAGTTTACGAGATTATACAGATAgcataattaatataaacatCAACAAAAATGGCTGTGTGACTCCAACTATTAACGTAGAAAGAGAAATGGAAACTGAAGATGATAACTCTACTGGGGCCATAACGAATAAGAGAATTTCCGCTACAATCAATGCcgacaacaacaaaatcaacatgagcaacaacaacaataataacgaTAACACTCGCTCTGATACAAGCAATGCCATGAGCGTGAGTGGCAATATTACGGtcaataatagtaattCATCTTCGTCTTTCTTCAAACCATTTGACCCTCAAACCGGccaatttattaataattcagaGGACGTAAACATAAGTGATAGTGATATTGACATGTCCAACGAAGACCATGAAGATGATGCTTACGATAATAAACTTGTTCAGACAAGTGATGCTAATGACAATGTCGATATCGAAATAGAACTAGACGACGACGTTAATTCAAGGACGAACCAGGATATAAGAATAAACCCAGAGGATAACGTCGGAAGTGcagataatgaaaaaaacaCAATCAAAGGAGTGACAACAATCGCTGAATCAGAGAATGAGAGTGAACAACTGTTATTggatattaaaaaaattagcaataacaataaatttagatCACAATCATTACCAATCACATTGCATTCTTCTTTAAGAAGACTCCCCACTTTTGTAACATCTCATCCACAAAGTAAAAGCATCCCTGCCTCAACAGATCCATCCAGTTTGAATGATAATAGTGTAGAAAGCAGCAATCTTAATAGGTTCAATCAAGCTCAAAATCACTCATCTCTTCAAGGAGGAGGAGGagtaaataaaagaaaatacaaCAGATCCTATCGGTCAATATTAAGAGCTACTAACAAACCTGCACAAACATCACATCCATCTCTATTGTTCAAAAAATCATCGCCAGATGCCACTGACTCCTCCTCTTTTGTGTCGTCGTCATCCCCACATTTACCAACTTTTCAAACcaattcatcaaaaattaatatacaAAATGATATCCCttcaaatacaaaaaattcattattcttCAAAACTAACAATTCTCATAACCACAAATTGATTTCATACAGCAATTTAGACAATTTAACTTTGGAAGAAAGAATAGACTACATTAAATCTACATCTGGTCCACTACCGTTGCCTCCAATCAACCTACAATGtttgaaagaaattgatCTACAAGAAATTGTGAAAAACCCTCAACTGAGGCATGATATCGTCTTTGATCCTCTATTACAATTTAGACCAAATTTGGATGGTGAGAGAGGTTTCAAAAAGACACAACTTGCAGACAAGTACTGGAAGGATGTTGAAAACGAATTGTACGTCTATATGAGAAGACCAGAGGTTTTTGATTACAACAAGACACACCTAGTTCCATTATTCGACACATTGAGAGACGTTCTACTGACCACTGTACCTCAAAAAGAATCTGACATGATTAATGGAATTTTGGACACTGAATTGACTGTTCAAGAGTTAATTAAGGGATCATTACAATTGTCTAATTTCTCGGATTGGCTAgcagaattattaaaacatCATTGTGCACCAATGAGAGATCCATGGGTTGACAAAATGAATAccaaattcaaagaatctgaagaagaagcatCATTGCCAAAATTAATAGAGGCTTTGAAGTTAgttttccaaattttaGAAGCAATGAAATTAGATATCGCAAATCATCAAATTAGAATCTTGAGACCTGCATTATTAAGCAATGCCatagaatttgaaaaacaatACTTCCATCCTTTGATGAactcaaataaaattgacTTTAAATCGTCCCTAAACTGGTTCAACAGCAAAGTTAAAGAGAGTGAAGCTGAAAATTCGATTAAGAAAGATCAACTTACAGTCCAGGAGAACTATAGGCTATGTATTAGATCTATTATTAGTTTGTTATCTTGTCGTAAAATGGTGAGAAATTACCCAACTACCTTGGTTTTTGACCATACAAGGCTAATATTACTAAGAGCAGATCTTCGTCAAGTTGtttgtttattaatttgCAGATTACTGTTTCAACAATTAGTTGCTAGTGACACTACAATTTCACCAAAAAGTAAAGAATAcattaataaagaataCCCAGTAAACAAATTAAAGAGTGATATTTTAAGTATTATTAGTGACGAACACGGTAACTGTAGATGGACTAAAAACATAATGTCTATTTCTATCCATTTCTGTAAGGTTATTAATGATCTAAACGTCCGTTTTATAAATACTCAAACTCAAAATTCTGATTCTAAAATATCTGGTGATGACAATGTATCAACTACGACTAATGTTAACAAATTACCAACACTAgatcaaaataaaatcaattttgCCAAGTCCTGGTTATCCAAACAAACACAACCCTTAAGTGAAGTATATGGAGTGCTCGAAAGAAGAGTTTTTACTGCATTAGAAAATACAATATACGAGAATGCAGGTTGTACTTTGGATGGTAGAGTTAAACAagattttatcaatttttgtaatacaaatacaactaatgataaaaaaattacttCTACAACACCAaatcaacaacaaaaattgTCGGTTGCTGCAAATACTCATAACAAGAAACATTTACTGGCTGTTACAGAAATTTCAGAACTGGAAAATAGTTATTACCACTTATATTCGATTGTAAACTTCCATTGGTCAGTATTTGGTAATTATTACATTGAATCATCAAACAATACAATGAAATCAGCAGccaatttatcaaaaattaaataa
- the DSF2 gene encoding Dsf2p (similar to Saccharomyces cerevisiae DSF2 (YBR007C); ancestral locus Anc_3.196) translates to MPVITNDRSPLDDLGNGHFNKNDLIKDKSFKNNNMIAAQSLYSNANVSLMSFDTIATTERLLDKLDLSVDDEEILQQALIEEETKRNQSFKEFNAKGSVPASKFQSLRDVKKIPDQTVKPIENNNLEELSNIKLKNNGTVTSIQQHSISNNRYSYFVEEESDSEDTELNDYNLLQTIHINKNNDTNITNTTNNNKLLHNNNHFQNNIRNNYNRSDFNTNFNANNNNNNFNNHSFQIQDKKFSQNKRQPFQDSHNFPRNPSPGLYLPNHSMSAMTNNRNHYQQFNNAQNIPGQREKVRNVINFEKYRVQNNIQSHQGHNLPKSRSVHNQSTNNNFPSTQALHNLQQNTKPFHIFNKNTDPVIRPNKISNTSSQKTQRSQSFELNTSEALTKPISHSSADTIPTTPSKNQTNNNSILFSTETSASVNKSSPAATSLKLSSHSTYSDTEPDFKTHKKKSSFSLKNIFRSPKANKDKRASSELSEENTVLPLNREFLIDQGDTSISSPDKKNKFQFGGPLHMPKNLRLNKGNHKNKEGYSQHARSFSDYADTNLGRKHFENSVSKVQSNSDVYNKNGNDIRYFANPERKMSMEEQHLIVDLSTTNNKQSQSLKVNNNVTSNSETQSNVIDNALKLRNEGKVEESTEVLRLACFESNLTAFLLYGLALRNGYGVTVNYKQSLHYIKEATGILSFEEQVFEVDIDPIKLERESSVPDKIQEPQVPALYEYGIAYLKGYGFDEPNEQLGLKCLGKAASLGHVDSMCICGTIWSRSSYTRKRDLVKAAAWFRIAKSKGVDLVGSDWIYKDKYKEPSSI, encoded by the coding sequence ATGCCAGTTATCACGAACGATCGTTCACCTTTGGACGATCTAGGAAATGGCCATTTCAATAAgaatgatttaattaaggataaatcttttaagaataataatatgatTGCAGCACAGAGCCTCTACAGCAATGCAAACGTTAGTTTAATGTCATTTGACACAATTGCGACTACGGAAAGACTATTGGACAAGTTAGATCTTAGtgttgatgatgaagaaatcTTACAACAAGCATTGATAGAGGAAGAAACAAAGAGAAACCAATCTTTTAAGGAATTCAATGCAAAAGGTTCTGTTCCAGcttcaaaatttcaatctTTACGTGACGTTAAGAAGATACCAGATCAAACAGTGAAaccaattgaaaataataatttggaAGAATTAAGTAACATtaaattgaagaataatGGTACAGTCACCTCTATTCAACAACATTCCATCTCCAATAATCGCTATTCTTATTTTgtagaagaagaatcagATTCTGAAGATACAGAATTAAATGATTACAATCTTCTACAAACTATtcatattaataaaaacaacGATACTAACATTACTAATACTACCAATAATAACAAACTTCTTCATAACAATAACCATTTTCAGAATAATATAAGGAATAACTATAATCGAAGTGATTTTAATACCAATTTTAATGCcaataacaacaacaacaattttaataatcattcttttcaaattcaagataaaaaatttagtCAAAATAAAAGGCAACCATTCCAAGATTCACATAATTTCCCAAGGAATCCTTCTCCAGGACTTTATTTACCTAATCATAGCATGTCAGCGATGACAAATAATAGAAATCACTACcaacaatttaataatgcTCAAAACATTCCAGGTCAACGTGAAAAAGTCAGGAAtgtaattaattttgaaaaatatagagTACAAAACAATATTCAATCTCATCAAGGACATAACTTACCAAAATCAAGAAGTGTACATAATCAATctacaaataataattttccATCCACACAAGCTTTGCATAATTTACAACAAAATACTAAACCATTtcatatattcaataaaaataccGACCCTGTAATACGGCCTAATAAGATCTCAAATACGAGTAGTCAGAAAACTCAAAGAAGCCAAagttttgaattaaatacAAGTGAGGCACTAACAAAACCAATTTCTCATTCATCAGCCGATACCATTCCTACAACACCTTCAAAAAATCAGACCAATAATAACTCTATTTTATTCTCAACTGAAACTTCTGCATCtgtaaataaatcatcaCCAGCAGCCACGTCATTAAAACTATCATCTCATTCAACATATAGTGACACTGAACCTGATTTTAAAACCCATAAGAAGAAATCATCATTctcattgaaaaatatatttagatCCCCAAAAGCAAACAAAGATAAAAGAGCATCGTCCGAATTGTCTGAAGAGAATACTGTCCTTCCACTTAATAGAGAATTTCTTATAGACCAAGGAGATACAAGTATCTCTTCACctgataaaaaaaataaattccaATTCGGAGGTCCTTTGCATATGCCCAAAAATTTAAGGTTGAATAAGGGAAatcataaaaataaagaaggTTATTCTCAACATGCTCGTTCATTTTCAGATTACGCAGATACTAATTTAGGAAGAAAACATTTCGAAAACTCTGTTAGCAAAGTTCAAAGTAACTCTGATGtctataataaaaatggaaacGATATTAGATATTTTGCTAATCCTGAAAGAAAGATGTCTATGGAGGAACAACATTTAATCGTAGATTTAAGTActactaataataaacaaagTCAATCACTTaaagtaaataataatgttacGAGTAATAGTGAAACCCAATCCAATGTAATCGATAACGcattaaaattaagaaatgaAGGTAAGGTAGAAGAATCTACAGAAGTATTGAGATTAGCATGTTTTGAAAGCAATTTAACTGCTTTTTTACTTTATGGTTTAGCATTAAGAAACGGCTACGGTGTAACAGtaaattataaacaatCATTGCATTATATTAAAGAAGCTACTGgaattttatcttttgaaGAACAAGTATTTGAAGTAGACATTGATCCGATTAAATTGGAGAGGGAATCAAGTGTTCCAGATAAAATTCAAGAGCCTCAAGTTCCAGCTTTGTACGAATACGGAATTGCATATTTGAAAGGATATGGTTTTGATGAACCAAATGAACAACTAGGGTTAAAATGTTTAGGAAAAGCAGCTTCTCTGGGACATGTCGATTCTATGTGCATATGTGGTACCATCTGGTCCAGATCTTCATATACTAGGAAAAGAGATCTCGTCAAGGCAGCTGCCTGGTTCAGAATTGCAAAAAGCAAAGGTGTTGACTTAGTAGGCTCCGATTGGATTTATAAGGATAAATACAAAGAACCTTCAAGTATCTGA
- the RAD57 gene encoding putative DNA-dependent ATPase RAD57 (similar to Saccharomyces cerevisiae RAD57 (YDR004W); ancestral locus Anc_3.198), giving the protein MDLYDELPNSELLYLPEFTLILEASAQNNVTVMEFLMLNPNDLSRVLKRSINEVVKFKQILIRELEQQNEEKDKPVLLTELSKPVSFTTGDVEIDNLLGGGIYTHGITEIFGESSTGKSQFLMLLSLSVQLPLSLGGLNGKSVYITTEGDLPTERLKEIITSRPEFSNNNVSQSNIFTVGCNDLMTQEHIIKVQLPVLLEQNKDINLLIIDSISHHMRVELQSSSFKESHANRHYINELAEHLLFLAKKYSVAIVVANQVSDKILLTSTDSFSHEISDYDYQMGWIVGWKDSSIVYRQKLSESNVNNKNNLEDSAILSDDDDYMLVEREINKAMEINGIRVKQEFINNDKKSSKASNNNKEGLQNVEEGISKSFNAPKNNKIVKRKVDTHTPNLGLSWANHVSTRILLKKSYKASLLVTRGEAHLYKGNDPSAFWQVKRIMKIVFSTYTTNKELAYTISEKGIEYM; this is encoded by the coding sequence atggaCTTATATGATGAGTTACCTAATAGTGAACTATTATATCTCCCAGAGTTCACTCTCATACTTGAAGCCTCTGCACAGAATAATGTCACGGTTATGgaatttttaatgttgAATCCTAATGATTTATCAAGAGTATTGAAACGGTCAATCAATGAAGTGGTGAAATTTAAACAAATCCTTATCAGAGAATTGGAACAacaaaatgaagaaaaagataaacCAGTTTTACTTACTGAACTTAGCAAACCAGTTTCCTTTACAACAGGCGATGTGGAAATTGATAATCTTCTTGGTGGTggtatatatacacatgGTATAACAGAAATATTTGGTGAGAGTTCTACTGGTAAATCTCAATTTCTAATGTTATTATCTTTAAGTGTCCAGCTTCCTCTCTCACTTGGTGGTTTAAATGGTAAAAGTGTGTACATAACGACAGAAGGCGATTTACCTACTGAAagattaaaagaaataataacatcaaGGCCtgaattttctaataataatgtgTCACAaagtaatatatttactgTTGGTTGTAATGATTTAATGACCCAAGAGCATATCATTAAAGTCCAATTGCCAGTATTACTTGAACAAAATAAGGATATTAATCTACTTATTATAGATTCTATCTCTCATCATATGAGAGTTGAGTTACAAAGTAGTTCTTTCAAAGAATCTCATGCAAATAGACATTATATCAATGAACTCGCTGAACacttattatttttggctaaaaaatattcagtAGCAATAGTAGTAGCAAATCAAGTCAGTGACAAAATACTTCTCACGTCTACCGATTCTTTTTCTCATGAAATTAGTGACTATGATTATCAAATGGGATGGATTGTTGGATGGAAAGATTCAAGTATAGTTTACAGACAAAAACTAAGCGAATcaaatgttaataataaaaataatttggaAGATAGTGCAATTTTATCTGATGATGACGATTATATGTTGGTAGAAAGggaaataaataaagcCATGGAAATAAATGGTATAAGAGTGAAACaagaatttataaataacgATAAGAAATCTAGTAAGGCTAGTAATAACAACAAAGAGGGTTTACAAAATGTAGAGGAAGGAATTTCAAAAAGTTTCAATGCACcgaaaaataataaaatagtaaaaaGGAAAGTTGACACACACACGCCAAACTTAGGATTGTCTTGGGCTAATCATGTTTCAACTcgaatattattgaaaaaatcatATAAAGCATCGTTACTAGTAACTAGAGGTGAAGCACACTTGTACAAAGGGAACGACCCATCTGCATTTTGGCAAGTAAAGAggataatgaaaattgtCTTTTCTACCTACACGacaaataaagaattagCATATACTATTTCAGAAAAAGGTATCGAGTACATGTAA
- the COQ1 gene encoding trans-hexaprenyltranstransferase (similar to Saccharomyces cerevisiae COQ1 (YBR003W); ancestral locus Anc_3.202) has translation MKAGTSMVSKSFLKSFDKFICNNSRNITSRPQILTFKRNKSIFSDAISMATKLVTPAIMLKNPNSIVSNEMSNLAKHVMDLISSGHPILNRVTSYYFEAEGKKIRPLIVLLMSKGLSKIPIEKRNPLRLDSADIPDDPVYSKLPENLTHKNSGNKSILLENPISSFSPLHILHGIKPVNPLTRGPEPLPQSSFDVENGILPKQRRLAEIVEMIHTASLLHDDVIDHSDTRRGKDSGNKAFTNKMAVLAGDFLLGRATVSISRLRNPEVVELMSNSIANLVEGEFMQLKNTSVDKNLTTINYGDVSKNIPPESKNLQNKVHDYRVSINPSEKVSHEEVIDTAFDYYLHKTYLKTASLISMACRSAAILSGVDKKVVDECFEFGKNIGICFQLVDDMLDFTVSKKALGKPSGADLSLGIATAPVLYAWKEDKSLGPLILRNFSEKSDVQVAVEAVKKYNGVEQTRKLAEKYRDMALSNLRTALPNSDSRAALEFLTNSILSRKK, from the coding sequence atgaaaGCTGGTACTTCTATGGTTAGCAAATCATTTCTTAAATCTTTCgacaaatttatttgtaataattcaagAAATATCACTAGTCGACCACAGATATTGACCTTCAAGAGAAATAAATCCATCTTTTCAGATGCTATTTCCATGGCGACAAAATTGGTCACCCCTGCAATTATGTTAAAGAATCCAAATTCAATTGTCTCTAACGAGATGAGCAATTTAGCAAAACATGTAATGGATTTAATTAGTTCTGGTCATCCAATTTTAAACAGAGTTACAAGTTACTATTTTGAAGCAGAAGGTAAGAAAATACGACCATTGATTGTTTTGTTGATGTCTAAAGGTTTATCTAAAATCccaattgaaaaaagaaatccATTAAGATTAGACTCAGCAGATATACCAGATGATCCagtttattcaaaattaccAGAAAATTTAACACATAAAAACAGTGgtaataaatcaatattacTAGAAAATCCAATTTCAAGTTTTTCTCCTTTACATATTTTACATGGAATTAAACCTGTTAATCCTTTAACCAGAGGTCCTGAACCCTTACCACAATCATCATTCGACGTCGAAAATGGTATTTTACCAAAACAAAGAAGATTAGCTGAAATTGTAGAAATGATTCATACTGCTTCTCTTTTGCATGATGATGTGATTGATCATTCCGATACAAGAAGAGGTAAAGACAGCGGAAATAAGGCATTTACTAATAAAATGGCAGTTTTAGCTGGTGACTTTTTATTAGGTAGAGCAACGGTTTCAATTTCTCGATTAAGAAATCCTGAAGTGGTTGAATTGATGTCAAATAGTATTGCAAATTTAGTTGAAGGTGAATTTatgcaattgaaaaatacatcagttgataaaaatttaactaCAATTAATTATGGTGATGTAAGCAAAAATATTCCGCCAGAATCAAAGAACTTGCAAAATAAAGTTCATGATTATAGAGTTTCAATTAATCCATCAGAAAAGGTTAGCCATGAAGAGGTTATAGACACAGcatttgattattatttgcatAAAACGTATCTTAAAACTGCCTCTTTAATTTCGATGGCATGTAGATCAGCAGCTATTCTGTCTGGTGTTGATAAAAAGGTTGTTGATGAATGCTTTGAATTTGGTAAAAATATTGGTATTTGTTTCCAATTAGTTGACGATATGTTGGATTTTACTGTTTCAAAAAAGGCTTTAGGGAAACCATCTGGCGCAGATTTAAGCTTAGGCATTGCAACAGCACCCGTGTTATATGCATGGAAAGAAGATAAGTCATTAGGACCATTGATTCTAAGAAACTTTTCCGAGAAATCAGATGTTCAGGTTGCCGTAGAAGCTGTTAAAAAGTACAATGGTGTAGAACAAACAAGGAAGTTAGCTGAGAAGTATAGAGATATGGCATTATCAAACTTAAGAACCGCATTACCAAATTCTGATTCCAGAGCTGCATtagaatttttaacaaattcCATTCTATcgagaaaaaaataa